A portion of the Channa argus isolate prfri chromosome 19, Channa argus male v1.0, whole genome shotgun sequence genome contains these proteins:
- the jcada gene encoding junctional cadherin 5-associated protein, producing MYSVEDLLISHGYKLPKHPTSSSTPTPAPASSSRQPPSSSPPPYSKHHEVLENRPGPRTVNGYERRSGAPYGNGGGTRQHQAYSSRCPNNNNEPRDRNQPRQEGENQSQIDTHSLGDSLTSDSGFCDGMRGPHPQSKDVSYWRRRGQDFTVLLDYADFRQSHGGGQGGYCRAEGPQQARGQELSADERQRAAQERQRWAAQAHMQAQTQAQAQVPAHPQAQVQAQAQAQAHSREREAALHQWRMVTERKCQSLGTDDWSPAMSFGRQLSQNEGERWVQEQQRLHARTPEGMVVHPRTKAKSQSLPRMLQPESLQYVDVPSSGQELYRRVNGHPLTHHDFYRAPRWPENGRPASANQLSMTPKLRFTRPPRPPSYEMHQQIRGSCEVLSGRDSVIPQARDRTPLPISRPGDPQLDYFAPDSGPPGYIPPPSYKRAPIMAGGRQGYGNIPVDYRYRGDVYHQIVAPDGSHWFTRHPAGSWPEPQRERSMSSQKQLYPVYTTKDHAGGGIQYIPFDDPRIRHISSALGGNSLTDADKIRHIRNELPSVTVSEPTSDDSAFLPPPLGPFITAKLADDANPSSSSKFNNDNNRWHSDLHKETVDNFPATDQNCNNRYSKNQRPPLSPSSTFQAPLTRTSSRQMSSSDQVFAETITQVKKIVPDSGQENNRQPKRRVSETIFCLVSVPVHTPTNINKDLGADQNNNETSSLTITNTETFAVGLKESPNIRSKSVNEMPIKPHYSHFHTSSTSSMRNYKRAPLRKEIIDAWALQASEDKELCYAGSWPGNQYRNQETQTGSPLKSPEPQSPSGGQEPVLSSSDTTTGTGVGADSSSIYGCTMGGQKNLNLSGNSAFSRLRVSPIQPPSLEPSQYGPSSPSKAKDQGDQQLSSPRKSISSPLESAEQVAFGQFLLKPVNRRPCDVIGELESINKEMEDTISKRPNVGQRTAYLDGMNKGLGLFKSRAHFTAGPEPGREAISLPLMHIERPINIKVRSRSFTADLDSINTRSVFCRPQAKTPKNELCVLLNPGPRDNCLLSSLPPHNESNQLYRQDIPVPQESLLRDVGLTVYTETPGGPGEPVQRSLSVPSPFSHKELSQSVHLSRESRTEIVKNSSSPEHSLNKELQADVDTEREAKSGNGLPFKGRTRSESSSSPQKEGSPRNTRMTWEVSFVFGDDDTDERYAISDPLTYNNGSTIADKHLENLLIQEKANALPAEDLSNLYEVKYAKGIPENESIEQRAARILGIAVPVEALGVADKLFEDNQGEMDTTVADKQQSLYEETQQVIGECEQVKEESQGTETEEVTETGSGVDQEDDKQKQSGSYSDGEDNQDTEPQLVVVMDLPEFPPTKLPLSLPLTPNDKLAQSMCSGEKKGRGGACKLIESLQDKLNSSAFSSAASLGKSTTDRMARLKELDSVSRIRRLSLKGPESGEQVESEEKNGHREDSEGQQEANKVVEEKKEEDQNLEEERSKDEENSDEHENTRERNDNLEDPDGDHQPKEVNEDVCEKEIALIAEDDRVKEIDVALKTEEAERMVVLKIVEDERENEKVRDGQKTVGVSKAESSQDAEEEKMPKPKERKKLQKPPLLPKPRSVPKREITLPPSFSTGSCGASNMEDEDKIADSDSYDPSRVERV from the exons ATGTACAGCGTGGAGGACCTCCTCATCTCTCATGGATACAAGCTGCCCAAGcatcccacctcctcctccacccctaCCCCAGCTCCAGCATCCTCATCCCGCCAgcctccctcctcctcaccaCCACCCTACAGCAAACACCACGAAGTCCTGGAAAACAGGCCCGGCCCCAGGACAGTGAACGGCTATGAAAGAAGGTCTGGGGCACCCTATGGGAATGGTGGGGGGACCAGGCAACACCAAGCTTACAGCAGTAGATgtcccaacaacaacaatgaaccCAGAGACAGGAACCAACCCAGGCAAGAGGGGGAGAACCAGAGCCAAATTGACACCCACTCCTTGGGAGATTCGTTGACCTCAGACAGTGG GTTCTGTGATGGCATGAGAGGTCCACACCCACAGTCAAAGGATGTATCCTACTGGAGGAGGAGAGGCCAGGACTTTACTGTACTACTGGATTATGCTGACTTCAGACAGTCCCATGGAGGAGGGCAAGGGGGTTATTGCAGAGCGGAGGGGCCTCAACAAGCAAGAGGTCAAGAGTTGTCTGCAGATGAGCGTCAGCGGGCAGCACAGGAGAGACAGCGGTGGGCAGCTCAGGCTCATATGCAGGCCCAGACACAAGCCCAGGCTCAGGTCCCGGCCCATCCCCAGGCTCAAGTCCAGGCCCAGGCTCAGGCCCAGGCCCACTCTAGAGAGAGGGAAGCTGCTCTTCATCAATGGAGGATGGTGACTGAGAGGAAGTGCCAGAGCCTTGGGACAGATGACTGGTCTCCAGCCATGAGCTTTGGTCGCCAGCTGTCACAGAATGAGGGTGAGCGTTGGGTGCAGGAGCAGCAGCGACTCCATGCCAGGACACCAGAGGGCATGGTAGTTCACCCCAGGACCAAAGCCAAATCCCAGTCCCTGCCCAGGATGCTGCAGCCTGAGAGCCTGCAATATGTGGATGTACCGTCGTCAGGTCAGGAACTGTACAGACGGGTTAATGGTCACCCACTGACACACCACGACTTTTACAGGGCCCCTCGCTGGCCAGAGAATGGCAGGCCAGCCAGCGCCAACCAACTCTCAATGACACCAAAGCTCCGCTTCACCCGGCCCCCTAGACCTCCGTCCTATGAGATGCACCAGCAAATCAGGGGAAGCTGTGAGGTGTTGTCTGGGAGAGACTCAGTTATTCCCCAGGCCAGGGACAGAACACCACTTCCAATATCAAGGCCTGGTGACCCCCAACTGGATTATTTTGCACCGGACTCTGGACCTCCAGGATACATCCCACCCCCATCATATAAAAGAGCTCCTATAATGGCAGGGGGACGCCAGGGATATGGCAACATTCCTGTTGACTACAG atacaGAGGTGATGTGTACCATCAGATAGTGGCTCCAGATGGATCTCACTGGTTTACTAGACACCCAGCTGGTTCTTGGCCTGAGCcccagagagagaggagcatgTCCAGTCAGAAGCAGCTGTACCCTGTGTATACTACCAAGGACCACGCTGGTGGAGGGATCCAATATATCCCCTTTGATGATCCCCGTATCCGCCATATTTCCTCAGCCCTCGGTGGCAACTCCCTGACGGATGCTGACAAAATCCGCCATATTCGCAATGAGCTTCCCAGCGTCACCGTGTCGGAGCCAACATCCGACGACAGTGCCTTTTTGCCCCCACCACTGGGGCCTTTCATTACTGCCAAATTGGCAGATGATGCTAACCCGTCATCTTCTAGCAAATTTAACAATGACAATAACAGGTGGCACAGCGATTTGCACAAAGAGACTGTCGATAACTTCCCAGCAACTGACCAAAACTGCAACAACAGGTATTCCAAAAACCAACGTCCTCCTCTATCTCCCTCATCAACTTTCCAGGCCCCATTAACAAGAACTTCGTCTCGCCAGATGTCAAGCTCAGACCAGGTCTTTGCAGAAACCATCACCCAAGTGAAGAAAATTGTCCCAGATTCAGGGCAAGAGAACAACAGACAACCAAAAAGAAGAGTGAGTGAGACCATTTTCTGCCTTGTGTCTGTGCCAGTTCACACACCAACTAACATTAACAAAGACTTGGGGGCAGATCAGAATAACAATGAGACATCAAGCCTGACTATCACTAACACCGAAACCTTTGCAGTAGGCCTCAAAGAGAGCCCAAATATTCGGAGCAAGTCTGTCAATGAGATGCCCATCAAACCCCATTACTCCCATTTTCACACCAGCAGTACATCCTCCATGAGAAATTACAAGAGGGCTCCTTTAAGGAAGGAGATTATTGATGCCTGGGCACTGCAAGCCAGTGAAGACAAAGAGTTATGTTATGCTGGGTCTTGGCCCGGAAACCAGTACCGTAATCAGGAAACCCAGACTGGCTCACCTTTAAAAAGTCCTGAACCCCAGAGTCCTTCTGGGGGACAAGAACCTGTTCTGTCTTCTTCAGACACAACCACAGGCACCGGTGTGGGAGCAGACAGTAGCTCCATATATGGCTGTACCATGGGAGGCCAGAAAAACCTTAATCTCTCCGGTAACAGCGCATTCTCTCGTCTTAGAGTCAGTCCAATACAGCCACCATCACTAGAACCCTCTCAATATGGCCCATCATCCCCATCCAAAGCTAAGGATCAGGGAGATCAGCAGCTATCCTCTCCCAGGAAGAGCATCTCCAGTCCCCTAGAGAGCGCAGAACAAGTGGCTTTTGGTCAATTTCTCTTAAAGCCAGTTAACCGACGACCCTGTGATGTTATTGGTGAACTGGAGAGCATTAATAAAGAAATGGAAGACACAATCAGCAAGAGACCCAATGTAGGTCAGCGCACGGCTTATCTTGATGGGATGAATAAGGGACTGGGCCTGTTTAAATCAAGAGCACATTTTACTGCAGGTCCAGAACCAGGTAGAGAAGCAATCAGTCTTCCACTAATGCACATAGAAAGACCCATCAATATAAAAGTCAGATCAAGGTCCTTTACTGCAGATCTAGACTCCATTAACACGAGGAGTGTTTTCTGTAGGCCACAGGCCAAAACACCAAAAAATGAGCTATGTGTACTCCTCAATCCAGGCCCCAGAGACAATTGTCTTCTGTCTTCACTACCCCCACACAATGAATCAAATCAACTCTATAGACAGGACATCCCAGTCCCTCAAGAGTCCTTACTGAGGGATGTGGGGCTAACTGTATACACAGAGACTCCTGGTGGTCCTGGGGAGCCAGTGCAGCGCTCACTTTCAGTCCCATCTCCATTCAGCCATAAGGAGCTGAGTCAGTCAGTCCACCTCTCACGGGAGAGCAGGacagaaattgttaaaaatagtAGTAGCCCCGAGcacagtttaaataaagaacTTCAAGCTGATgtagatacagagagagaagctAAATCAGGTAATGGTTTACCATTCAAGGGTAGAACCAGAAGTGAAAGCAGCAGCTCACCTCAGAAAGAAGGCTCACCACGTAACACACGGATGACCTGGGAGGTTTCTTTTGTGTTTGGGGATGATGACACTGATGAGAGATATGCCATCTCTGACCCTCTTACCTATAACAACGGATCAACAATAGCAGATAAACATCTGGAGAACTTACTAATACAGGAGAAAGCCAATGCTTTACCTGCAGAGGACCTTAGCAACCTGTATGAGGTCAAATACGCAAAAGGTATCCCGGAAAATGAGTCCATCGAGCAGAGGGCAGCACGGATCCTGGGTATAGCTGTTCCAGTTGAGGCCTTGGGTGTGGCTGACAAACTGTTTGAGGACAATCAGGGTGAAATGGACACCACTGTAGCTGACAAACAACAAAGTTTATATGAAGAGACACAGCAGGTGATAGGAGAGTGTGAGCAAGTCAAAGAGGAGTCCCAGGGGACAGAGACCGAAGAGGTTACTGAGACAGGATCAGGTGTCGATCAAGAAGatgacaaacaaaagcaaagtggCAGCTACAGTGATGGTGAAGACAACCAGGATACTGAGCCTCAGTTGGTAGTAGTAATGGACTTGCCTGAGTTCCCACCCACTAAGCTTCCCCTATCCTTGCCTCTCACGCCTAATGACAAGCTAGCACAGAGCATGTGCAGCGGAGAGAAGAAGGGGCGAGGTGGCGCATGCAAGCTAATTGAATCCCTGCAAGATAAGCTAAACTCTTCTGCTTTTTCATCTGCTGCATCTCTTGGCAAGTCAACCACAGACAGAATGGCACGTCTGAAAGAGCTGGACTCAGTGTCTCGAATAAGACGCCTCAGTCTCAAAGGTCCAGAATCTGGAGAACAAGTTGAATCCGAGGAGAAAAATGGACACAGAGAGGACAGTGAGGGTCAGCAAGAGGCAAACAAGGtagttgaagaaaaaaaagaggaggaccAGAAtctggaggaggaaagaagcAAGGATGAGGAAAACTCAGATGAGCATGAGAATACACGTGAAAGAAATGACAATTTGGAAGATCCTGATGGAGACCATCAGCCTAAAGAAGTGAACGAAGATGTATGTGAAAAAGAGATTGCACTAATAGCAGAAGATGACAGGGTAAAAGAAATAgatgttgcattaaaaacagaggaGGCTGAAAGAATGGTGGTGCTGAAAATTGTGGAggatgagagagaaaatgagaaggtGAGAGATGGACAGAAGACAGTAGGAGTCAGCAAAGCTGAATCGTCTCAAGAcgcagaggaagaaaagatgCCTAAGCCAAAGGAGCGCAAGAAGCTCCAGAAGCCTCCTCTGCTTCCTAAGCCTCGCAGTGTTCCTAAGAGAGAAATAACACTGCCACCCAGCTTCAGCACTGGGAGCTGTGGTGCCTCAAATATGGAAGATGAGGACAAGATCGCTGACTCTG ACTCCTACGACCCCAGTCGAGTGGAGAGAGTGTAA